A single Ignavibacteria bacterium DNA region contains:
- a CDS encoding arginine decarboxylase, pyruvoyl-dependent: MFVPTKLFFTKGVGRHKEYLQSFELALRNAGIEKFNLVTVSSIFPPGCKRISPPEGLKFLEPGAITFCVMARNATNEPNRLIAASIGAAVPADESQYGYLSEHHPYGETENKAGEYAEDLAASMLATTLGIDFDPEVAWSEREDLYKMSGKIVRTFNVTQSAEGDKNGLWTTVIAAAILLP; this comes from the coding sequence TTGTTTGTCCCAACAAAATTATTTTTCACCAAAGGCGTAGGAAGACATAAGGAATATTTACAATCCTTTGAGCTTGCTTTGAGGAATGCTGGTATTGAAAAATTTAATCTTGTTACAGTCTCAAGTATTTTTCCACCAGGTTGTAAACGAATCTCGCCGCCAGAGGGTTTGAAGTTTTTAGAACCAGGTGCAATCACTTTTTGCGTAATGGCACGAAATGCAACTAATGAACCAAACAGATTGATAGCCGCATCAATTGGTGCTGCGGTTCCTGCCGATGAAAGTCAGTACGGATATTTGTCTGAGCATCATCCTTATGGAGAGACTGAAAATAAAGCTGGTGAATATGCTGAAGACCTTGCTGCTTCAATGCTGGCTACCACGCTTGGAATTGATTTCGATCCTGAGGTTGCTTGGAGCGAACGCGAAGATCTTTATAAAATGTCCGGAAAAATTGTTCGCACTTTTAATGTTACCCAATCTGCTGAAGGTGATAAAAACGGTTTATGGACTACCGTGATTGCCGCAGCGATCTTACTCCCCTAA
- a CDS encoding sodium:solute symporter family protein gives MINLATIDVVLICCYVIVLLSIGFYSTKFSKQTEADYFLADRSLTLKLFVMTTVATWYGGILGIGEFTYRYGINSWIMQGLPYYVFTVAFAFFFAKKIRRSNLLTIPQKLEQTFNRKVSITGAILIFLIVSPAPYVLMVGILLSLLVKIPLWLAVVMAMLFASIYLYNAGFRSDVYTDVMQFILMFIGFGIILVFSIQELGTLEYLHSKLPENFLIPFSDIPIEFFLVWFLIGLWTFADPGFHQRSYAAKNEKVAVYGLVISVGLWIVFDFLTTSTGLYAKAFLSEVNNPLFSFPLFADKILPPIFKGLFVVALLSTVISTLNSFTFLSSQTLGKDILQRMIKTSGNNSIHLTKISMVLTSIVSIILAVSIPSVVDLWYSIGSVFMPSLLFPIISSYYPKIALPSKSTFIQMITVLVITLVYFIISKSKLIDGFEFEPMIFGILFGILFQIIGLIKIRGVRSLRQSR, from the coding sequence TTGATAAATTTAGCAACGATCGATGTAGTTCTGATTTGCTGTTATGTAATCGTACTTCTATCCATTGGATTCTACAGCACAAAATTCTCAAAACAAACCGAAGCAGACTATTTTTTAGCTGATAGAAGTCTAACTCTCAAATTATTTGTCATGACAACTGTTGCGACTTGGTATGGAGGAATATTGGGAATAGGGGAATTCACATATCGTTATGGGATTAACAGCTGGATTATGCAAGGACTGCCGTACTATGTTTTTACAGTTGCCTTTGCATTTTTCTTTGCCAAAAAAATTCGAAGATCAAATCTTCTCACAATTCCTCAAAAACTTGAACAAACATTTAATCGAAAAGTCTCGATTACCGGAGCAATTCTTATATTTCTAATTGTGTCACCCGCACCTTATGTTTTGATGGTAGGAATTCTTCTAAGTCTATTGGTAAAAATACCGCTTTGGTTGGCGGTAGTGATGGCAATGCTCTTTGCCAGCATTTATCTTTACAACGCTGGATTCCGTTCAGATGTTTACACAGATGTAATGCAGTTTATTTTAATGTTTATTGGATTTGGAATAATTCTTGTGTTTAGTATTCAAGAACTCGGCACACTGGAATACTTACATTCCAAACTTCCAGAGAATTTTTTGATTCCGTTTTCAGACATACCGATAGAGTTTTTCTTAGTCTGGTTTTTAATTGGATTATGGACATTTGCTGATCCAGGTTTTCATCAAAGAAGCTATGCTGCAAAAAATGAAAAAGTAGCAGTGTATGGATTAGTAATTTCAGTTGGATTATGGATTGTATTCGATTTCTTAACCACATCGACTGGATTGTATGCAAAAGCTTTTCTATCAGAAGTTAATAATCCCCTCTTTTCATTTCCATTGTTTGCAGATAAAATTTTACCCCCAATATTTAAAGGATTATTTGTGGTTGCATTATTGTCTACGGTAATTTCAACTTTAAATAGTTTCACATTTTTGAGTTCACAAACGCTTGGCAAGGATATTTTACAACGGATGATAAAAACGAGTGGCAATAACAGCATTCATCTGACAAAAATAAGTATGGTGCTTACTTCAATCGTATCAATTATTCTCGCAGTTTCCATTCCTTCGGTTGTTGATCTGTGGTATTCAATTGGATCTGTTTTTATGCCTTCATTATTGTTCCCGATTATATCATCATATTATCCAAAAATTGCTTTGCCTTCAAAATCTACCTTTATCCAAATGATCACTGTACTCGTGATAACACTTGTTTACTTTATCATTTCAAAAAGTAAATTAATAGATGGATTTGAATTTGAGCCTATGATTTTTGGGATTCTATTTGGGATCCTATTTCAAATCATAGGCTTGATAAAAATTAGGGGAGTAAGATCGCTGCGGCAATCACGGTAG